The genomic window GATCCCGATATTAAGGGCATAATTAAGCAAGCTAACGACTATAAATTTCCCTGACTCAGAGCCAGTTTTGCCGCTATTGCCTTTTGCAAAAGTCCAATACTTGTTCCAATAAAAATTATTTATAATTGCCGCACAAACACTGATTGCTGTAGCACTTATATAATAAAAATCAAAAAAACGTGTCAGGATCGAATAAACACCAAAGTCAACAATAGTGCCGAGCACACCAACAATGGCAAATTTAACGAACT from Candidatus Kerfeldbacteria bacterium includes these protein-coding regions:
- a CDS encoding GtrA family protein; this encodes MFRTILQLPYIQRRPGIVQFVKFAIVGVLGTIVDFGVYSILTRFFDFYYISATAISVCAAIINNFYWNKYWTFAKGNSGKTGSESGKFIVVSLLNYALNIGITYAIVEHTSAEQWFGTAEDFFAKVVAIAIVLFSNYFANKYWTFRAS